The stretch of DNA ATTTGAACACCACCTCTGTTTGGCACGAGTCCTGAAATAGACCCTTATTGAAGAGGTGTCTTATGAAAAAACTGGTCATAACATTCATCGCGCTGTACTCAGCGTTCGCATTGACGGCTTGTCCTGATGGCGGCGGTGGCGGAACGACAATGATTCCGACGTGTCCGGCCACGCATGTTTTTGATTCCAATCAAAACGCATGTATTCCTATAAATGGAAGCGGCATCGTCACACCTAATAATGGACCAGTCAGATATTACGACTTCAATCGTCGTTTCCAACAATCTGGTTGGGGTGTTCAACAACAGCAAGGCGATATGCAAATCGTAAACCGCGATGCTTACAAATCTTTCCTTAAAGAATCGATGGCGGTTTGTGATCGCCTTATTCACGGTTATGATGCTTGGCTTGCACGATGTGACTCGTGGACTTCGGGCTCTTTTGAATTGGCTGTACAGATCGGTCAAAACTTGCGTCCATTCTTAAGCTTCACCGCATACCCAGCTCCAAGTTACTTTCAGGGATACCTCAGTATCGGTGTTCATGGTGGCGGTATGATTTTCAATCCGCTAGTTCTTTCATCTGATACGACTTTCAGTTTGATCAACAATAGCAAAGGTTTTGAAATCCGCGCTTACGGTTCTTACATGAATGGTGGCGGTTTACGTCTGATCCAAATCCAAGTTCACCAAGGCACTTTGGCGGACGGATATTTAAACTACGAGCTTTGGTACCCGTACAACGGCCATGCAACGAAGATTGCAACCGGCAAATTGAAACGCTTCTAAGCTATTTTAACAAGGCGCAGGAAATTTCTTGCGCCTCTTGCCCTTCCAAAAACTCTCCTCCATTCTCTGACCATGACAGAAAATTCCAAACCCCGCGAAATCAAATGTCCCAAATGTGGGAAACTCACCGTTTACTCCTCTGAAAACGCCTTTCGACCTTTTTGTTCTGAACGCTGCAAAACCAATGATCTGGGTGCATGGGCTGATGAAAGTTACCGCATTCCGGTCGCGCCTTCTTCAAGTGATTCTTTAAGTGTTGGCCTTGATGATGACGATTGGGATGACTCCGAAAGCCGCCACTAGAGTCGTTTTCATATTTTGCTATTGACGAACATGTGATTTTGCATTTTCATGAGCAAGTCATTGGATGACGAAGAACGATCATCAAGATTTTTTATTACAACGAAATGACACATACACGTGTCGAAAAAAGAGGAGTTCAAATGAACAAAGCTCAACTAATCGAAAAAATCGCTACTGAAACTAAAGTTTCTAAAGCTCAAGCTGAAAACATCCTTGATTGCGCTGTTGAAAACATCAAAAAAGCAGTTAAAAAAGGTGACGATGTTAAACTTGTTGGCTTCGGTACTTTCACTAAAGCTAAACGTAAAGCTCGCACTGGTCGCAACCCACAAACTGGTAAAGCGATCAAAATCCCAGCTGCATGGGCTCCGAAATTCCGCGCTGGCGCTGAATTCAAAGCTATGGTTAAGTAATCTCCTTACAGAGAATTGCTACTTAGCGAAAAAACCCACGATACAAATCGTGGGTTTTTTTTTGGCCCTTTTCTTTGCCTGCTCCTCGTAGTAGCCTTGGTCCATGGCAAGTTTCTCTAAAAAAATCAAAAGAATCGGCGTCTACACCAGTGGTGGTGACGCTCCCGGAATGAATGCGGCCATTCGCGCTGTCGTTCGCGTCAGTATCGCACAAAATCTAGAAGTGTACGGAATTACCGCAGGGTATCTGGGCATGCTAGAAAATGAAATGAACCCTCTGCAACTTCGCGATATGGCCAATATTATTCAGCGCGGAGGTACAATTTTAAAAACCGCCCGTTCGACTGAAATGATGAAACCCGAAGGTCGCACAAAGGCGGCTACCAATTTAAAAAACCTAGGCATTGATGCTTTAGTTTGTATTGGCGGAGACGGATCTTTCCGTGGAGCGCATGCTTTATGGGAAGAACACCAAATTCCTATCGTCGGTGTTCCTGGAACTATCGATAATGATATTTTTGGCAGCGACAAAACCATCGGATTTGACACCGCGGTGAACACGGCGTTGGAAGCCATCGACCGCATTCGGGATACCGCCGCTTCTCACGATCGTCTTTTCATCGTGGAGGTGATGGGTCGCAACTCAGGGTTCATCGCTTCTTACGTCGGACTTGCCGGTGGTGCGGAGGAAATTTTCACGCCAGAAAATGTGGCTTCCGTAGATAAATCTATCGAGAGAATCAAAGAATCCATTCGTCGCGGAAAAACCAGCAGCATTTTGATCACTGCCGAAGGTCAAAAACCAGGTCGCGCTTACGACTTGGCCGATGCTATTCGTAAAAAATCTGGAATGGACGCCAAAGTCTGCATCTTGGGTCATCAACAACGCGGGGGATCTCCAACCGCAGCAGATCGTATTTTAGCCAGTCGCATGGGCGCTGCCGCCGTAGACGCCCTTATGCATGGTCAATGTGATATCATGATCGGCACTGAGGGTGAAAGATTGGTACAAGTTCCTTTGGACTTAGTCACGAAGAACGAAAAGAAAACCCAAATGGATTTGCTATCGCTCGCGTCAGTTCTTGCTACTTAAGCGGCCGGGCCGGCAGAGCGGAGCGGCGAAAGCCATGAAGCTGAAGCAGCTTTAACTTGACCTCATTTCTAGATGCTTGAATTCTAAGGGATATCTTTAGACAAAGCATAAGAAATGAGGATCCATGAAACGTCTACTTGTTAGCCTTCTTGTTGTGTTGCCGCTTCTTTCGGGCTGCACAAAAAAAACCAACGAAATTCTTATCGGGGAATACGACTCTCTGACCGGCAGTGATGCGACTTTTGGTCTTAGCACCAACAAGGGCGTACGTATGGCGTTTGATGAAGTGAATGATGCTGGGGGTATCAAAGGAAAAAAACTTTCTTTGATCACTCTTGATGACCAAGGAAAAAATGAAGAAGCGGCCGCGGCCGTGACTCGTTTGATTACGCAAAACAACGTGGTCGCCATCATCGGTGGCGTTGCCAGCGGACGCTCAAAAGCAGCGGCTCCCATCGCGCAATCTCATAAAATTCCTTTTGTCTCCCCTGCATCGACAAACCCCGATGTGACAAAAATCGGTGATCATGTTTTCCGTGTCTGCTTTATTGATCCTTTCCAAGGCTTCGTGATGGCGAAGTTTGCGACAGAAAACTTGAAGATTAAAAAAGTCGCCATCTTACGCGACGTCAAAAATGATTACAGCGTTGGCTTGGCAGATGTTTTTAATACTGAATTTAAAAAATCCGGTGGCGAAATCGTGGCAGATCTAAGCTATCAAGCCGGTGATATTGATTTCAAAGCTCAGTTGACTCAAATTCGCTCTAAAAACCCAGAGGCTATTTACGTTCCGGGCTATTACACCGAAGTTGGCTTGATCGCCCAACAAGCTCGTCAGCTGGGTATCAAAGCTCCTTTGATGGGTGGTGACGGATGGGACAGCGAAAAGTTATTTGAAATCGGTAAGCAAGCTATCAACGGAAGCTATTACTCAAATCACTACACGACGGAATCGACAGATCCAGCGGTGACAGAGTTCGTAAAGAAATTCAAAGCGAAATACAATGAGACTCCAGATGCATTGGCAGCTTTAGGTTATGATGCTGCAAAAATCTTGATCGCGGCTTTAGAACGTTCTGCAGACTTGTCATCTAAATCAATCCGTGATGAACTGGCTAAGACTAAAGATTTCGGCGGCGTTACTGGAAAAATCACTTTGAACGAAAATCGCGATGCAACGAAGAGTGCCGTGGTTATTCAAGTGGACGGTAATGCTCGTAAGTACATGACTACGATCACTCCATAAAGGAAGTACACGACGCATGCAGGATTTCATTCAACATATAATCAACGGCATCAGTCTTGGCTCCATTTACGCTCTGATCGCCCTTGGTTACACCATGGTGTATGGAATCCTGAAAATGATCAACTTCGCCCATGCCGACGTTTATATGATCGGCGCTTTTGTCGCCTACTATGCGGCACGCCTCATGGGGCTTGAAACCAGCCCCGGTGTTTTCACTTTAATTCTATTGTTAGTGGTGGCGATGTTCTTTTGCAGTCTTTTGGGACTGACCATTGAACGCTTCGCTTATCGTCCTTTACGTAAAGCTCCAAAATTAAATATTCTGATCACGGCCATCGGGGTGAGCTTGTTTCTTCAATACTCTGCCCAAGTTGTTTTTGGTGCCGATCCCAAAGTTTTCCCCGAAGTTATGAATGATTTTGTCTTGTTTAGCATCGGCGCTATTGAAATTAAATCTTTTGATGTCACCGTCCTTATCGTCAGCGTTCTGGCAATGCTGGCTTTGCAGTTTTTAATTTTTAAAACCAAGTTAGGTAAAGCCATGCGCGCCGTCAGCGCGAATTCTTCTGTGGCAAGCTTGATGGGTGTAAACCCGGATAAAATCATCGCCTTTACTTTCGTCGTCGGTTCTTGCTTAGCGGCCATCGGCAGTATTCTGGTGGGAATGAAATATCCTAAGATCGACCCCTTAATGGGCATGATGATTGGGATGAAGGCCTTTGTCGCCGCTGTCCTCGGAGGCATCGGCAATGTAGGCGGCGCTGTTTTAGGAGCCTTGATCATGGGTCTGTCTGAAGAAATGGTGGTCGCTTATATTTCTAGTACATACCGCGATGCCTTCGCATTCGGGATATTGATTGTGATCTTAATCTTCCGTCCGGCTGGCATCTTGGGCAAATACACGGTGGAGAAAGTCTAATGAAGGCTTTTAAAAATCCACTTTTAAGTTTACTTGCCCTGATCGCCGTTGGTTTTGTTTTTAGTTTCGGATTTAATTCATACATTCAGTTGATCGTGCTATTTGCGGCCGTGAACTGTTTACTGGCGATGAGTTTAAATCTGGTCAATGGTTACACCGGACAATTTTCATTAGGCCATGCCGGATTTATGGCTATCGGCGCCTACTTTACTGCTTATGCCAGCACAAAGTGGAACTTCATGCCGGAATCATTAAGATTTGTAGAATTCTTTTTATTTGCGATCGGTGCCGGGCTCATGGCGGCGGTGGCGGGGTTTTTGGTGGGCTTACCTTCATTGCGTTTAAAAGGTGACTATCTGGCCATTGTCACTTTGGGATTTGGTGAAATCATCCGCGTGACCTTATTAAACATGGATTTCTTAGGGGGACCTCGGGGTTATTCGGGAATTCCAAGCTTTGGCTCTTTTATCTATTCTTTTAGTTTCGCTTCCGTTTGGTTGTTGATCTGCTTTTTTGCGATTTGGCGCGTGATGCATTCCACTTATGGCCGCGGTTTTTTGAGCGTGCGTGAAGATGAAATCGCGGCAGAAAGCATGGGGATCAACACCACGCGCATGAAAGTGCGTGCCTTTGTGATGTCGAGTTTTTTTGCTGGCGTGGCGGGTGCCTTATATGCTCACTTCACTAATTTCATCAGTCCGTCGTCATTCACCTTCTTGCAAAGTGTAAATGCCGTGATCATGGTCGTTTTGGGCGGCATGGGATCAATGACAGGATCGATTGTCGCGGCCATCTTAATCACGGCTTTACCGGAGGCTCTTCGTCCATTACAGGACTTAACCGGCGTCGATCTGCGCATGGTGATTTATTCTTTAGCTTTGATTTTAGTGATGATCTTAAGACCTAAAGGTATTTTTGGTGAAAGCGAAATCACAGATTTGTGGAGGAAATATGTCCGACGCTCTTCTTGAGGCTCGTGGAATCACCATGCAGTTCGGCGGCCTTAAGGCTGTTGATAATTTGGAATTTAAAATCAATAAAGGTCAGTTAGTTGGTCTTATCGGCCCGAATGGGGCCGGCAAAACCACCGTCTTTAATATGCTGACCGGGGTTTATCAACCTACCAGAGGTGAAGTTTTTTTATGTGGTAAATCTTTAAAGGGTGTAAAGCCTTACGAGATTTCTCATCGAGGCATGACCCGCACCTTTCAGAATATTCGCCTGTTTAAAGGTCTTTCGGTTTTGGACAATGTATTGATCGCCGGTCATCAGCATATGCATTACAGCCTCGTCGACGTGCTTTTACAGACTAAGAAATATCATCAAGCAGAAATGGATTTGCGCGACAAAGCGATGGATCTTTTAAAGATCTTTCATTTAGATCATAAGGCGCATGAATCAGCTTCAGCCCTACCTTACGGAGAACAGCGCAAGCTTGAAATCGTGCGAGCATTAGCCACTAATCCTAAAATTATATTATTAGATGAGCCCGCGGCCGGTATGAACCATTCCGAAACTCATCACCTCATGGACACGATCGCCCATATCCGGGAGAACTTTAAATTAACTGTCTTATTGATCGAGCATGATATGAAGCTGGTCATGGGAATCTGTGAAAACATCATTGTTCTTGATCACGGGGTAAAAATCGAAGAAGGCGCGGCCGAAAAAATTCAAGCATCGCAAAAAGTGATCGAAGCTTATTTGGGTGTGGAGGAAGCTCCATGAGTTTATTGCAAGTTGAAAACTTAGAAGTTTTTTACGGAGCCATTCACGCTTTAAAAGGTGTGAGCTTTAACGTGGAAAAAGGCGAAGTGGTTTCTTTGATTGGTGCTAATGGCGCGGGGAAAAGCACGACCTTAAGAGCCTTGTCGGGGCTGGTTCCTTGCCGCGGGAAGATTTCTTTTCGTGGCAACGATTTGCTGATCGTACCTTCTTATAAACGAGTGACCTTAGGGATTGCCCAATCCCCCGAAGGACGCGGCGTATTTCCGCAAATGAGTGTTTTAGAAAATCTCGAAATGGGCGCCTATCATCGTCAAGACAAAGCCCAGATTAAAGACGACTTAGAAATGTGCTTTGGACTTTTCCCGCGCCTTAAAGAGCGCGTGTGGCAAATGGCCGGAACACTTTCTGGAGGCGAACAACAAATGCTTGCCATCAGTCGTGCTTTGATGTCTCGTCCAGAGCTTTTACTTTTAGATGAGCCTTCTTTGGGTTTAGCTCCCCTGATTGTCGCGCAGATTTTTGAGATTGTGAAAAAATTAAACCAAGAAGGTATGACCGTTCTTTTGGTGGAACAAAATGCCCGCATGGCTTTAAAGATCTCTCACCGCGCATATGTCTTAGAAACAGGCCGCGTGGTAATGCAAGACTCTGCACAAAATCTTTTAAACAACGACGAAGTTCGCAAAAGTTATCTGGGAATATGAAATTCTTAAGCACTCTTCTGCTCGCCCTTTTCGGAAATTTTGCTCAAGCTCAAGACTGGCGCACGGCTGATCGCAGCAGTGCGGGTATTGCTCCCTCACCCCAAGATGAAAAACGTGCGGTGGTGCAAATTTATGCCGCGCGCACGGTGGGCTGGAAGGGCCACTTTGGTGTTCATACTTGGATTGCGATCAAAGAAAAAGATGCGGATTTTTATGAAACTTTTCAGGTGATCGGCTACCGGGCCCGCCGCGGTCTTGATGTCGTGGTGGTGCAAGAATCTATTCCTGACGGAAGATGGTTTGGGGCGATGCCTGAATTGTTGCGCGATTTGCGCGGCCCAGGCGCAGAAAGTGCCATTCCAAAAATTCGGGAAGCGGCTAAGTCCTATCCTTATCAAAAAGATTACCGTGTCTGGCCGGGGCCAAACTCGAACAGTTTTGTGTCTTATATCATTCGCCGCACCCCAGAGATTGGAGTAGAACTGCCGGCCAATGCCGTCGGGAAAGATTGGATCAATAAAGGCTCTTTATTCGGCGTTTCGGAAACACGCACGGGCTTTCAATTTTCTGTCTTTGGTCTTTTGGGCTTTACGCTCGGATTAGGTGACGGCATAGAAGTCAATATCCTGGGTATGAGCTTAGGCGTCGACTTTTTCCGACCGGCTTTAAAGCTTCCAATGGTGGGGCGTATTGGTTTTCAAGATAAACCCCTTTAAAATCCTGTCGCGATACCGCAGCAACACATTGTTGCGGTGACAACTCCCCTCCCATTGCCGAAACTTCTGGGCGGAGGAGTCCTTATGAAGTTTTTCTTTTTATTAGTTTCCCTGGTAGCCGCGACCAGCACGGCTTTCGCTCAAGATTCAGAAATCATTCGTGCGAAACTTGAATCGCAAAAAAAATGCGGCAGCTTTGTCGATTTTGATGAGAATAATCTGTATATGGGTTTTGGCGGGGTCACGGGCTCCTTAAAAATTCTTTCTTTGTCTGAAGATAAAGAAATAGTTTTACCAACCACCGGTTCGCCACTGGGACTTGTGACCCATGGCGGGCACACTTTTGTTCTGACTTCCTCTACCGTGGAGGAATGGAACACCACTGAACAAAAAAAGGTCAGCGAAGCTGAAACTTATGCCCTAGGTCACCCCAAAGCTTACATGGAGCACGCGCAAGGATGGGCCCAGTATCAGGATAAAATGATCATCGCCCACGGTCGTTTGGGTATTTCGATTTATGATCTGACTAAAAAACGTCTGGTGAATCAATTCCGTCTTTTGCGAGAACAAATGCCTTTAGAGTCTATGGCAATGGATGTAAGCGTCGAGGGTCGCTATGCGTATATTGTGATGGATAATTTTTCTTTGGTCAGACCTCCGGCGCCGCCTCCGTTCCGTGGCATTATCACTCTTGATTTAGAAACAAATAAAATTATCTCTCAGGGATCGATTTTAGATCCCGGCGTAACTTCGGTTTGGTCTTCACCCCATGGATTGATTGTCAGCTATGGTGGATCTGCATTTTGGACCTTTGATCTTGTAAACGGCAAAGTTGCCGAAGACCCCACTTATTTGCGTCATCGCTTTCCTTACAAAGGTCATCCGTCAGGTCGTGGCAGCATGGATCAGAAATATTTCTATACTTGTTATTTGATGGCCCCGGAATATCCGGGTGAAAATGGCGGACGTTACAAAAATGTTCCGACGGCTTTAGAGCGAGTTAAATTAGGATTCTAAGTCGAAGCTTCCGCAATCACTGGAGGGAATTGGACTTTAAACTCCGTCCCTTCAGAGTTTTTGAATTCATATTGCCAACCATACAGATCGCAGATCGTCTTAATCCAGGCTAGCCCCAGACCAATTCCCTTTTTCTTTTGCGTACTTTTGTTAAACGGTGATCCGATGCGAGTTAAAACCTCTGGTGGAATTCCTTCACCATGATCCCTAATCGTCAAAATACTATCGGCAAAAGAAACTTCGACGTCTCCTTCGGAATATTTTAAGGCATTACTAAGAGTGTTCGTTAATAATTGATCCAGATGCAAAGGGTTGGACAGCACTTGAAAGCTTTGAGCTTGATTCACCTTGATCCGCGGTCCGTAAATTTTTTGTAGATTATTTAAAATAGGAGACAGGACTTCTTCAACATTAACAACATACAAATTGCCCGGAATTTTTTGGCTTGTCAGTTCGGCCCAATCTAAAAAACTCGAAACTGTCAGCGAGATCTTATCAATGTTCGCTTGAACCTCTTGCACTGATCTTGTTTCTACACCGTACTTTTCAGAGATCACTTCAAAGTCACGGTTCACGATTGTCAACGGAGTCTTGAGTTCGTGGGCCATTTGGAAAGTCCAAGATTTCATAAACTTTCGACTGATGTTGATCTTATCAACCATCTCTGCCAAAACGCGGACCAGTTGACGAAATTCATCTTTTTCGTTGCGACCAAAAAAGCGGCCTTCTTTTTTAAGCCTTTCCGGAGGCACGGGAACTTCGGAGTTATCTTCTAAGGCTTTGGTCGCTAAATTTAAATATCGCGAAAGATTTCGAATCGGCGAAAAAAGATAGGCCGATAAAAACCAGGTGAATATCAAGATCACAAAAAGAATAACAAAAATCGCGACCACCGTGCGATTATTCACGAAAGTTAGCGAGATAAAACTTTTATCGACAATCGCGCCCACCTGCAAAGTACGGTTCTGAAAGCGTGGAAGCTTTAAATTCAAGGCGCGAATAAAGTGATCTTCTGTTTGCACCGTCACCCATTGCGGATCTTGCGGAATCTGAGTTTCTAAAAGAGTCACGTTTTCCGTCGAAAAAAGAATTTCCCCCGCTCGGCGCACAACAAAGAATTTTCCCAGTCGATTGGGCCCGAGCTCTTCAGAAATCATTTCGTCGGCTTCATCGTCATCATAGGTTTTGAGCTCTGAAAGCTTCGATTCCACGATGGAGGTCGCCGACTGGCGAATTTGATCGTCTAAAAAGGCCAACCGCTCTGTGCGGAAATAGGTCAGTAAAATTCCCGCCACGGAAAAGGCCGTCACTAATAATACCAGCAGAGAGATAAAAAAGAACTTACGTCTCAAGCCAGTACCCCACGTTGCGCATGTTTTTAATATTGATCTGCGCCTTGTGACCTTCAAGCTTACGACGAAGATTATTGATGGTGGCCTCAACCACCTTAGATTCGACCTCATTAGAAGATTGCCAAATTTGTTCTAAAATTAAGTCCTTCGGAAAAATCTTTCCCGGATTGGACGCGAACATCATCAGGACTTGAAATTCTTTTTGCGATAAAGAAACGTCCACGCTGCCATCCACCTTCACGGAACGATCCTCTTTGTCCAAGATTACGTTGGCGATCTGCAGCTGCGCACCTTCACCATAAAGTTTTTTTCGTCGAACCAAGGCATTTATACGCGCAATCAATTCCACGGCCGAAAAAGGTTTGGCGATATAGTCATCGGCTCCTGCATCCAGGGCTTTGGCTTTTTCAAAAGCCGTATCAATCGCGGAAACAATCAAAAGTCTAGAATCCGCAAACACTGTTTTAAGATGAGCCACCTGGGATAACGAATCTGATCCATTTAAGATGCGATCTAAAATGATAACATGAGGATAGAAAGCTTTCGTCTTTACAAACTGCTG from Bdellovibrio bacteriovorus encodes:
- a CDS encoding DNA gyrase inhibitor YacG, which translates into the protein MTENSKPREIKCPKCGKLTVYSSENAFRPFCSERCKTNDLGAWADESYRIPVAPSSSDSLSVGLDDDDWDDSESRH
- a CDS encoding HU family DNA-binding protein, producing MNKAQLIEKIATETKVSKAQAENILDCAVENIKKAVKKGDDVKLVGFGTFTKAKRKARTGRNPQTGKAIKIPAAWAPKFRAGAEFKAMVK
- the pfkA gene encoding 6-phosphofructokinase yields the protein MASFSKKIKRIGVYTSGGDAPGMNAAIRAVVRVSIAQNLEVYGITAGYLGMLENEMNPLQLRDMANIIQRGGTILKTARSTEMMKPEGRTKAATNLKNLGIDALVCIGGDGSFRGAHALWEEHQIPIVGVPGTIDNDIFGSDKTIGFDTAVNTALEAIDRIRDTAASHDRLFIVEVMGRNSGFIASYVGLAGGAEEIFTPENVASVDKSIERIKESIRRGKTSSILITAEGQKPGRAYDLADAIRKKSGMDAKVCILGHQQRGGSPTAADRILASRMGAAAVDALMHGQCDIMIGTEGERLVQVPLDLVTKNEKKTQMDLLSLASVLAT
- a CDS encoding ABC transporter substrate-binding protein, which encodes MKRLLVSLLVVLPLLSGCTKKTNEILIGEYDSLTGSDATFGLSTNKGVRMAFDEVNDAGGIKGKKLSLITLDDQGKNEEAAAAVTRLITQNNVVAIIGGVASGRSKAAAPIAQSHKIPFVSPASTNPDVTKIGDHVFRVCFIDPFQGFVMAKFATENLKIKKVAILRDVKNDYSVGLADVFNTEFKKSGGEIVADLSYQAGDIDFKAQLTQIRSKNPEAIYVPGYYTEVGLIAQQARQLGIKAPLMGGDGWDSEKLFEIGKQAINGSYYSNHYTTESTDPAVTEFVKKFKAKYNETPDALAALGYDAAKILIAALERSADLSSKSIRDELAKTKDFGGVTGKITLNENRDATKSAVVIQVDGNARKYMTTITP
- a CDS encoding branched-chain amino acid ABC transporter permease, encoding MQDFIQHIINGISLGSIYALIALGYTMVYGILKMINFAHADVYMIGAFVAYYAARLMGLETSPGVFTLILLLVVAMFFCSLLGLTIERFAYRPLRKAPKLNILITAIGVSLFLQYSAQVVFGADPKVFPEVMNDFVLFSIGAIEIKSFDVTVLIVSVLAMLALQFLIFKTKLGKAMRAVSANSSVASLMGVNPDKIIAFTFVVGSCLAAIGSILVGMKYPKIDPLMGMMIGMKAFVAAVLGGIGNVGGAVLGALIMGLSEEMVVAYISSTYRDAFAFGILIVILIFRPAGILGKYTVEKV
- a CDS encoding branched-chain amino acid ABC transporter permease, encoding MKAFKNPLLSLLALIAVGFVFSFGFNSYIQLIVLFAAVNCLLAMSLNLVNGYTGQFSLGHAGFMAIGAYFTAYASTKWNFMPESLRFVEFFLFAIGAGLMAAVAGFLVGLPSLRLKGDYLAIVTLGFGEIIRVTLLNMDFLGGPRGYSGIPSFGSFIYSFSFASVWLLICFFAIWRVMHSTYGRGFLSVREDEIAAESMGINTTRMKVRAFVMSSFFAGVAGALYAHFTNFISPSSFTFLQSVNAVIMVVLGGMGSMTGSIVAAILITALPEALRPLQDLTGVDLRMVIYSLALILVMILRPKGIFGESEITDLWRKYVRRSS
- a CDS encoding ABC transporter ATP-binding protein; translated protein: MSDALLEARGITMQFGGLKAVDNLEFKINKGQLVGLIGPNGAGKTTVFNMLTGVYQPTRGEVFLCGKSLKGVKPYEISHRGMTRTFQNIRLFKGLSVLDNVLIAGHQHMHYSLVDVLLQTKKYHQAEMDLRDKAMDLLKIFHLDHKAHESASALPYGEQRKLEIVRALATNPKIILLDEPAAGMNHSETHHLMDTIAHIRENFKLTVLLIEHDMKLVMGICENIIVLDHGVKIEEGAAEKIQASQKVIEAYLGVEEAP
- a CDS encoding ABC transporter ATP-binding protein yields the protein MSLLQVENLEVFYGAIHALKGVSFNVEKGEVVSLIGANGAGKSTTLRALSGLVPCRGKISFRGNDLLIVPSYKRVTLGIAQSPEGRGVFPQMSVLENLEMGAYHRQDKAQIKDDLEMCFGLFPRLKERVWQMAGTLSGGEQQMLAISRALMSRPELLLLDEPSLGLAPLIVAQIFEIVKKLNQEGMTVLLVEQNARMALKISHRAYVLETGRVVMQDSAQNLLNNDEVRKSYLGI
- a CDS encoding DUF3750 domain-containing protein; protein product: MKFLSTLLLALFGNFAQAQDWRTADRSSAGIAPSPQDEKRAVVQIYAARTVGWKGHFGVHTWIAIKEKDADFYETFQVIGYRARRGLDVVVVQESIPDGRWFGAMPELLRDLRGPGAESAIPKIREAAKSYPYQKDYRVWPGPNSNSFVSYIIRRTPEIGVELPANAVGKDWINKGSLFGVSETRTGFQFSVFGLLGFTLGLGDGIEVNILGMSLGVDFFRPALKLPMVGRIGFQDKPL
- a CDS encoding sensor histidine kinase; this encodes MRRKFFFISLLVLLVTAFSVAGILLTYFRTERLAFLDDQIRQSATSIVESKLSELKTYDDDEADEMISEELGPNRLGKFFVVRRAGEILFSTENVTLLETQIPQDPQWVTVQTEDHFIRALNLKLPRFQNRTLQVGAIVDKSFISLTFVNNRTVVAIFVILFVILIFTWFLSAYLFSPIRNLSRYLNLATKALEDNSEVPVPPERLKKEGRFFGRNEKDEFRQLVRVLAEMVDKINISRKFMKSWTFQMAHELKTPLTIVNRDFEVISEKYGVETRSVQEVQANIDKISLTVSSFLDWAELTSQKIPGNLYVVNVEEVLSPILNNLQKIYGPRIKVNQAQSFQVLSNPLHLDQLLTNTLSNALKYSEGDVEVSFADSILTIRDHGEGIPPEVLTRIGSPFNKSTQKKKGIGLGLAWIKTICDLYGWQYEFKNSEGTEFKVQFPPVIAEAST
- a CDS encoding response regulator transcription factor, which produces MNLLIVDDEPEILKQMIILTEGNGHTVKSATSLESLQQFVKTKAFYPHVIILDRILNGSDSLSQVAHLKTVFADSRLLIVSAIDTAFEKAKALDAGADDYIAKPFSAVELIARINALVRRKKLYGEGAQLQIANVILDKEDRSVKVDGSVDVSLSQKEFQVLMMFASNPGKIFPKDLILEQIWQSSNEVESKVVEATINNLRRKLEGHKAQINIKNMRNVGYWLET